From the bacterium genome, the window CGTTATTCGGTTTGGACTATTCTCCGTTCGCTCGCCGCTACTTAGAGAATCGCTTTTGCTTTCTTTTCCTTGGGGTACTGAGATGGTTCACTTCCCCCAGTTCGCTTTCTGCTGCTATTTATATTTACAGCAGAATATCTGCCCTTTCAGGCAGATGGGTTGCCCCATTCGGGAATCCCCGGATCAAAGGTTGCTTGCACCTACCCGGGGCTTATCGCAGTTTGCCACGCCCTTCATCGCCAGGACTCGCCAAGGCATCCTCCGTATGCCCTTTGTAGCTTGACCATAAATTTAAATTTTCAAAGAACATTTATGTATATTATACAAACTTTATAATGAAGTGTCAAGAGATATTTTTAAAGATAATGGAAATGTTTCACATTCTGGTTGAATCTGGGCTCCACATTTTTCTTTTAAGAATTCACATATTTCTTTAACTGCTTTTTCCGGACCTTGAACTACAAGTTCAACATCTTTATTTACTAAAAAATCCCTTATATCTGGTATAGCAATTGCAACTTCAATTGCATTTTTTAAATTATATTTTTTCCTTTGAAAATAAAGATATGTATCAAATTTATATTTATTGGCTATCTGTGTTATTGGCATTATGGGCCTTATATGGAAATCTTCAATCCTATGTGCTGGAATTAACAGAACAACCGTCTGAATTATAAATTCCTCTGCTTCTGTTCCTAATGATTTGAAAATTTTATAAGAGAGTGATTTCCCTTTTGAAATAAAAAATAATGAGTAAAAAAGAATGAAGTTTTTAACAATTTCTTTAATTTTCTCTTTATCAACAATTTTAGTGATTTTTATTGCTGTTTTATATTTTCTAACTTCATCACTATGTCTTTCATAAAAATGTGTAAGTGCCCTTCCTATTTCAAGGAGATGTAAAATTAAAGCAATATAACCTCTAAGTGTTATTAAATATTTTGTCTTTTTTTCAATTTCTGTTTTTATAATAAAAGTATCATACATTGATTCTAACTGATGAAATATTGACCTGAATTTTTCAAGATTTTCTTCTGTTACCTCTTCTGGATATATTTTTTTACAGACTAAAAAGTTAACTTTTTCACTTTCTTCAAGAAATTTAACAAGGAAATTAAAAATTTGATTTCCTCCATTTGTTCCTGAGTTAATATTTAAATCAGGTGGAAGAATTTTCTTTTGAATCTTTGGCAATACAAGTTCCTCAGAAAATTTCTCATTATGTACTTCTATTCCTAATTTTCCTGCCTCTTTTTTTAATTCTTTTATCAGGTTCTT encodes:
- a CDS encoding HPr family phosphocarrier protein, giving the protein MKKNDYSLFKILNEKEIKEEFIKKLSIIFSNLCKILNVFLSKRTLPTREISFTLMKEIEKIETFLDDYGASHNRTFFYFRELIASIRWLNIALFHSLHIFARIENYELQIKKNEKEKFIKDLETNTWFYFSCIKNLIKELKKEAGKLGIEVHNEKFSEELVLPKIQKKILPPDLNINSGTNGGNQIFNFLVKFLEESEKVNFLVCKKIYPEEVTEENLEKFRSIFHQLESMYDTFIIKTEIEKKTKYLITLRGYIALILHLLEIGRALTHFYERHSDEVRKYKTAIKITKIVDKEKIKEIVKNFILFYSLFFISKGKSLSYKIFKSLGTEAEEFIIQTVVLLIPAHRIEDFHIRPIMPITQIANKYKFDTYLYFQRKKYNLKNAIEVAIAIPDIRDFLVNKDVELVVQGPEKAVKEICEFLKEKCGAQIQPECETFPLSLKISLDTSL